A single region of the Lycium barbarum isolate Lr01 chromosome 2, ASM1917538v2, whole genome shotgun sequence genome encodes:
- the LOC132626005 gene encoding pollen-specific leucine-rich repeat extensin-like protein 2, with translation MATMKMLMMLIVAAILFCSHQQVVVAREVAVADNENALQIFPWDIPCYLPWPFPFPRPYPCPPPRPRPCPPPPPPPCPPPPPPPCPPPPSPRRLPPPPPPPTPASTCSISDKEKVKKCMFNTTSIDECCPTFQNILGTSCPCYKYAEDLDNQVLITLEAYCDVDSPCTGVSPPTPKSSCSASNQERIKTCMFNTTSIDECCPTFQSILGTSCPCYKYAENLDNQVLITLEAYCDVNSPCKRVQVIELPKDEE, from the exons ATGGCTACCATGAAAATGCTCATGATGTTAATAGTGGCTGCAATTTTATTTTGCAGCCACCAACAAGTGGTCGTGGCGAGAGAAGTAGCCGTGGCTGATAACGAGAACGCGTTACAAATCTTTCCATGGGATATCCCATGTTATTTGCCGTGGCCATTCCCGTTTCCACGACCATATCCATGCCCTCCTCCACGACCACGACCATGCCCCCCACCACCTCCACCACCatgcccaccaccaccaccaccaccatgtcCACCACCACCTTCACCACGACGCTTGCCACCACCTCCACCACCTCCTACACCTGCTTCGACCTGCTCAATTAGTGACAAGGAAAAGGTGAAGAAGTGCATGTTCAACACAACTTCAATTGATGAATGTTGTCCAACATTCCAAAACATACTCGGCACGAGTTGCCCTTGCTATAAGTATGCTGAGGATTTGGACAATCAAGTCTTGATCACACTTGAAGCTTATTGTGATGTCGATAGCCCTTGTACAGGCGTGTCA CCTCCGACTCCAAAATCAAGCTGCTCGGCTAGTAACCAAGAAAGGATAAAAACTTGCATGTTCAACACAACTTCAATTGATGAATGTTGCCCGACATTCCAGAGCATACTCGGCACTAGTTGCCCTTGCTATAAGTATGCTGAGAATTTAGATAATCAAGTCTTAATCACTCTAGAAGCTTATTGTGATGTCAATAGCCCTTGCAAGAGAGTACAA GTGATTGAGCTACCCAAGGATGAGGAGTAA
- the LOC132629265 gene encoding uncharacterized protein LOC132629265, translating into MVTIKVLMMLMVAAILCCSHQQVVVAREVAVADDGNELQIWPWDIPRYLSWPFSWPGPWPFPWPWPWPYPPPTHAPTSCSTSDKEKVEMCMFNNTSIDTCCPTFKTILGTSCPCYKYVEDLDNGVLITLKTYCDVDSPCKGVQVIELYKEEKE; encoded by the coding sequence ATGGTAACCATAAAGGTGCTCATGATGTTAATGGTGGCTGCAATTTTATGTTGCAGCCACCAACAAGTGGTCGTGGCTAGAGAAGTGGCCGTGGCCGACGACGGGAACGAGTTACAAATCTGGCCATGGGATATCCCACGTTATTTGTCATGGCCGTTTTCGTGGCCAGGACCATGGCCGTTTCCGTGGCCGTGGCCATGGCCATACCCTCCTCCCACCCATGCTCCGACTAGCTGCTCAACTAGTGACAAAGAAAAGGTGGAGATGTGCATGTTCAACAATACTTCAATTGATACGTGCTGCCCAACATTCAAGACCATACTAGGCACTAGTTGCCCTTGCTATAAGTATGTTGAGGATTTGGACAATGGAGTCTTGATCACTCTCAAAACTTATTGTGATGTCGATAGCCCTTGCAAGGGTGTGCAA